The following coding sequences are from one Bacillota bacterium window:
- a CDS encoding carbon-nitrogen hydrolase family protein, translated as MGDAANGVEVAVVQAAPVIMDRKATTEKAVDLIARAAASGARVIVFPEAFIPAYPRGLTFGATVGNRTEGGRADWLRYWQNAVPVPGETTETIGEAARQAEAYVAMGVIERAAGEGGPAAPGGTLYCTILYFGPDGRLLGKHRKLKPTASERLIWGEGDGSTLTAVDTPYGRMGGLICWENYMPLARMAMYAKGIGLYLAPTADARETWQATIRHIALEGRCFVLGCNQFVTKSMYPNDLAGQADLAACPEVMCRGGSAIVDPQGRYVAGPVYDREEIIRARLDLDVIAASRFDFDVVGHYARPDVFTLTVDERPKRSVEWGREPGR; from the coding sequence ATGGGAGACGCAGCGAACGGGGTCGAGGTCGCCGTCGTCCAAGCGGCCCCGGTGATCATGGACCGCAAGGCGACCACCGAGAAGGCCGTGGACTTGATCGCCCGGGCCGCCGCGAGCGGGGCCAGGGTGATCGTCTTTCCGGAGGCCTTCATTCCGGCCTACCCACGCGGTTTGACCTTCGGGGCGACCGTCGGCAACCGCACCGAAGGAGGCCGCGCCGACTGGCTACGCTACTGGCAGAATGCGGTGCCGGTGCCCGGGGAGACCACTGAGACCATCGGTGAGGCGGCTCGCCAGGCTGAGGCCTACGTGGCCATGGGGGTGATCGAGCGGGCGGCGGGGGAGGGCGGACCGGCGGCCCCGGGCGGCACCCTCTATTGCACCATCCTCTACTTCGGGCCGGACGGCCGCCTCCTCGGCAAGCACCGCAAGCTCAAGCCGACCGCCTCCGAGCGGCTCATCTGGGGCGAGGGCGACGGCAGCACCCTGACCGCCGTCGACACCCCTTACGGCCGGATGGGCGGCCTCATCTGCTGGGAGAACTACATGCCCCTGGCCCGGATGGCCATGTACGCCAAGGGGATCGGGCTGTACCTCGCGCCGACGGCCGACGCCAGGGAGACCTGGCAGGCGACCATCCGTCACATCGCCCTCGAGGGTCGCTGCTTCGTCCTGGGCTGTAACCAGTTCGTGACCAAATCCATGTACCCCAACGACCTGGCCGGCCAGGCCGATCTGGCGGCCTGCCCCGAGGTCATGTGCCGGGGTGGGAGCGCCATCGTCGACCCCCAGGGGCGCTATGTTGCCGGTCCGGTCTATGACCGTGAGGAGATCATCCGAGCCCGCCTGGATCTGGACGTCATCGCCGCCAGCCGCTTCGACTTCGACGTCGTCGGTCACTACGCCCGGCCGGACGTCTTCACCCTGACCGTCGATGAACGGCCGAAGCGGAGCGTGGAGTGGGGGAGAGAGCCGGGCCGGTAG
- a CDS encoding M15 family metallopeptidase: MDPEARRNLDILEGAMRKAGFLPYAKEWWHYDDSEWSEYEVLDVPFPEPPPVAPSREGFPTSVAKSHSVP; the protein is encoded by the coding sequence ATGGACCCCGAAGCCCGTCGCAACCTCGATATCCTCGAGGGGGCGATGCGGAAAGCCGGTTTCCTCCCCTACGCCAAAGAGTGGTGGCATTACGACGACTCTGAGTGGTCCGAGTACGAAGTCCTCGATGTCCCCTTTCCTGAGCCGCCGCCGGTCGCTCCGTCGCGCGAAGGGTTTCCGACCTCGGTCGCGAAGTCTCACAGCGTCCCATGA